Proteins from one Microcoleus sp. bin38.metabat.b11b12b14.051 genomic window:
- the rsmA gene encoding 16S rRNA (adenine(1518)-N(6)/adenine(1519)-N(6))-dimethyltransferase RsmA, whose translation MRSTRPRKQFAQHWLKSEKALDKIVKAASLEGSRVLEIGPGTGILTRRLLAAAESVVAVEIDRDLCLKLAQQLGKTDNFLLLQGDFLEMDLEAELRVFPKFQNPHKVVANIPYNITGPILQKLLGTISAPAAKPFEAIVLLVQKEVAQRLYAKPGSTAFGALSVRVQYLAECELICDVPSKDFYPPPKVDSAVVRLLPRVIETPAVNPRYLETLIKLGFGSKRKMLRNNLKGSVDLDKLVQLLEELQINTQSRAEDLSVAQWVNLSNNLFDKQIV comes from the coding sequence ATGCGATCGACCAGACCCCGGAAACAGTTTGCTCAACATTGGCTCAAAAGCGAGAAAGCCTTAGATAAGATTGTGAAAGCGGCGAGTTTGGAGGGTTCTCGCGTCCTGGAAATCGGGCCGGGCACGGGGATTCTGACTCGGCGCTTGCTGGCTGCGGCTGAGTCTGTTGTTGCTGTGGAGATCGATCGAGATTTGTGCCTAAAACTCGCGCAGCAACTCGGCAAAACCGACAACTTTTTACTGCTGCAAGGCGATTTCCTGGAAATGGATTTAGAAGCGGAACTAAGGGTATTTCCCAAATTCCAAAATCCCCATAAAGTTGTTGCCAACATTCCCTATAATATCACAGGGCCGATCCTCCAAAAACTGCTGGGAACGATATCTGCCCCTGCTGCGAAGCCCTTCGAGGCGATCGTACTATTAGTGCAGAAAGAAGTAGCCCAAAGGCTTTACGCTAAACCTGGTTCTACAGCTTTTGGGGCTTTGTCAGTGCGAGTCCAGTATTTAGCAGAATGTGAGTTAATTTGCGACGTACCGTCAAAAGACTTTTATCCGCCGCCAAAAGTCGATTCAGCCGTGGTGCGGCTGCTTCCCAGAGTAATAGAAACGCCAGCGGTTAATCCGCGCTATTTGGAGACTTTAATCAAGTTAGGATTTGGCAGCAAGCGCAAGATGCTGCGAAATAATTTGAAAGGATCTGTGGATTTAGATAAACTCGTTCAATTGTTAGAAGAGTTACAGATAAATACTCAATCTCGTGCTGAAGATTTAAGCGTGGCACAATGGGTAAATTTGAGCAATAATTTGTTTGACAAACAGATTGTTTAG
- the cofH gene encoding 7,8-didemethyl-8-hydroxy-5-deazariboflavin synthase subunit CofH, whose translation MSELENTTVDAILDRALQRYNISTAEALVLLQQKDTDAIASIQKTADLLRRRQSGDTVTYVINRNINFTNICEQHCSFCAFRRNEGDEGAFWLDAAQIQEKATDAVRRDATEICMQGGLNVQAKLNGKSLSYYLQLVKTIKNKFPQLHLHAFSPQEIEFIARQDNLSFSYVISALRDAGVGSMPGTAAEVLDDAVRRVICPEKIDSATWLEIVGTAHRLGLPTTSTMLCGHIETAMQQALHLEKVRSLQQTAINNNYPAHITEFILLPFVGQDAPAPLRSRVGRDQPVLADTLLLTAVSRIFLGNLIPNHQPSWVKLGLAGATEALRWGCNDIGGTLMEEHITTMAGAVGGGCQSVEDLQNAIGSLGRTYQQRDTIYRFLGVDKFAAIS comes from the coding sequence ATGAGTGAATTGGAAAATACAACTGTGGATGCAATTTTAGATCGCGCTTTACAACGTTATAACATCTCTACCGCTGAGGCCTTGGTACTTTTGCAGCAAAAAGATACCGATGCGATCGCTTCTATTCAAAAAACCGCTGATTTGCTGCGGCGCCGACAATCAGGGGATACTGTCACCTATGTTATAAATAGGAATATTAACTTTACAAATATTTGCGAGCAGCATTGCAGTTTTTGTGCATTCCGCCGCAATGAGGGAGATGAGGGCGCTTTTTGGTTAGATGCAGCCCAAATTCAGGAAAAAGCAACTGATGCAGTGCGACGGGATGCGACCGAAATTTGTATGCAGGGCGGCTTAAATGTTCAAGCTAAGCTCAATGGCAAATCTTTATCTTATTATCTGCAATTGGTGAAAACTATTAAAAATAAGTTTCCGCAGTTGCACTTGCACGCTTTTTCCCCGCAAGAAATAGAATTTATTGCGCGACAAGATAATCTTAGTTTCAGCTATGTAATTTCGGCTTTGCGGGATGCGGGAGTTGGTTCGATGCCAGGTACTGCGGCGGAAGTTCTCGACGATGCAGTGCGCCGAGTAATTTGCCCGGAAAAAATAGATTCGGCAACTTGGTTGGAAATTGTGGGAACTGCTCACCGTCTGGGTTTGCCGACAACGAGCACGATGCTTTGCGGCCATATTGAGACGGCCATGCAGCAGGCTTTGCATTTAGAAAAAGTGCGATCGCTCCAACAAACAGCCATTAACAACAACTATCCAGCCCACATCACAGAATTCATTTTACTGCCCTTTGTCGGACAGGATGCACCGGCTCCTTTGCGCAGTCGAGTCGGCCGCGATCAGCCAGTGTTAGCAGATACACTGTTGCTCACCGCCGTATCTAGAATCTTCCTAGGAAATTTGATTCCGAATCATCAACCGAGTTGGGTCAAATTAGGTTTAGCAGGAGCTACAGAAGCGCTCAGATGGGGCTGTAACGACATCGGCGGCACTTTGATGGAAGAACATATTACCACGATGGCCGGTGCGGTTGGTGGCGGTTGTCAGTCTGTCGAAGATTTGCAAAATGCGATTGGTTCTTTGGGGCGGACTTATCAGCAAAGAGATACAATTTATCGATTTTTGGGGGTTGACAAATTTGCTGCAATAAGTTAA
- a CDS encoding glycosyltransferase, which yields MTINQVNELLPVPSGPLEILALPTGGSNFTDAHTVSIYFSLIVPTYNECKNVKTIVEQLSKLLDGMIPGNYELIVVDDNSPDRTWEIAQSLTVEYPQLQVMRREDERGLSTAVIRGWQASRGEVLGVIDADLQHPPETLLQLLAEIQRGADLAAASRHVAEGGVSDWSVIRRFLSRGAQTVGLIILPGVVGRVSDPMSGYFMLRRNCIAGKTMNPAGYKILIEVLGRGNIRWIGEVGYVFQERKEGESKVTSKQYIEYLRHLLILRFARWPMGKFVRFGIVGFSGVFVNMAVLYVLRTYLNLELTRSLIFAAELAIISNFLWNDLWTFGDISKRQPGISQRFKRLLKFNTICLMGLILNVLLVNLMFNVFGMNEYLANLIAIVAVTLWNFWINMKLSWRVTEVD from the coding sequence ATGACCATTAACCAAGTAAATGAACTGTTGCCAGTGCCTTCTGGGCCTTTAGAAATTCTGGCTTTACCAACTGGCGGTTCAAATTTTACAGACGCACACACAGTGTCAATTTATTTTTCTCTGATCGTTCCCACCTACAACGAGTGCAAAAATGTCAAAACTATTGTGGAACAATTGAGCAAATTGCTCGATGGCATGATTCCCGGCAACTACGAATTAATTGTAGTCGATGACAACAGTCCCGATCGCACTTGGGAAATTGCCCAGTCCCTAACAGTCGAATATCCCCAATTGCAGGTGATGCGCCGAGAAGACGAGCGCGGACTTTCCACGGCGGTAATTCGCGGGTGGCAAGCATCTCGGGGCGAGGTTTTGGGCGTCATCGATGCCGACTTGCAGCATCCCCCGGAGACACTATTACAGCTTTTAGCAGAAATTCAGCGGGGAGCCGATTTAGCCGCTGCGAGTCGCCACGTTGCCGAGGGCGGGGTGAGCGACTGGAGCGTCATCAGGCGATTTTTGTCGCGGGGCGCTCAAACTGTTGGATTAATTATACTGCCGGGAGTGGTGGGCAGAGTTTCCGATCCGATGAGCGGCTATTTTATGCTGCGCCGCAATTGTATTGCCGGCAAAACCATGAATCCTGCCGGTTACAAAATTTTGATTGAAGTGCTAGGTAGAGGAAACATCCGCTGGATTGGAGAAGTTGGTTATGTGTTTCAGGAACGCAAAGAAGGCGAGAGCAAAGTTACATCGAAACAGTATATTGAGTATTTGCGGCACTTGTTAATATTGCGGTTTGCTCGCTGGCCGATGGGTAAGTTTGTGCGCTTTGGCATCGTGGGTTTTAGCGGTGTGTTTGTGAATATGGCGGTTTTGTACGTGTTGCGGACTTACCTCAATTTGGAACTGACTCGCAGTCTGATTTTTGCTGCTGAGTTGGCAATTATCAGTAACTTTTTGTGGAATGATTTGTGGACTTTTGGGGATATTTCTAAGCGGCAGCCTGGAATTAGCCAGCGCTTCAAACGGCTGTTGAAATTTAATACAATTTGTTTGATGGGTTTGATTTTGAATGTGCTGCTGGTTAATCTGATGTTTAATGTTTTTGGGATGAATGAATATTTGGCTAATTTAATTGCGATCGTGGCTGTGACTCTGTGGAATTTCTGGATTAATATGAAGCTGAGCTGGCGGGTGACGGAAGTTGATTAG
- a CDS encoding glycosyltransferase family 39 protein, which produces MIKNKQLLLLLLWMTIALMLRFANLDSKPLWTDEFSTIVFSLGNSFRGVPIDRPIALSTLLQPLQFRPEAGIADVLNHLLVESNHPPVYFMVAHWWMRLFVPTQDSLVWIGRSLPALLGVISVPAIYLLGKFAFNSRLVGQCAAAMMAVSPYGIYLAQEARHYTLGILLVIASLFCLTLAVKKLQQRAPLPIWAVLFWIIVNCLGIAVHYFFVLTLCAEAIALMAVIWQQFHWKLALSESQQPNIWQFQILWRLFAVALGTVAGGLVWLPVFLSNRYGSELTNWIVGGDRTFVDWIAPIFQALAGWIVVMLLLPVESANLAVVVGSAIVMAIFLIWALPILQNALKTALKTPDTRLGTVIFGGFVLGAIFLFFSFAYIIGIDLTRGPRYNFVYFPGVILLLGATLSVIYETPTIKTRWFNLPVVVIAGKKAVVLILAMGFLSGVTVNSNLGYRKYYKPDLLIPIIREVSQVPVLIATTQKTHVEIGELMGIGLEWEKRKKGSAADFVADVADVADVRKKKEVTAFDSPQFLLVKQRRDAPEIVAGILDKTLSQLERPLDLWLVNFRAPVNLAAQNCQLESRDLPGVDGYEYQVYHCSRS; this is translated from the coding sequence ATGATTAAGAACAAACAACTGTTGTTGCTATTACTGTGGATGACGATCGCCCTAATGCTGCGTTTTGCCAATTTGGACTCGAAACCGCTGTGGACAGATGAGTTTTCGACTATCGTGTTTAGTCTGGGTAACAGTTTTCGCGGGGTGCCGATCGATCGCCCGATCGCACTTTCCACTCTACTACAACCGTTGCAATTCCGTCCCGAGGCTGGCATTGCAGATGTTCTAAACCATTTGCTGGTGGAAAGCAACCATCCACCGGTGTATTTTATGGTGGCGCACTGGTGGATGCGGTTGTTTGTGCCTACTCAGGATAGTTTAGTGTGGATTGGGCGATCGCTGCCGGCATTATTGGGCGTAATTTCAGTTCCAGCCATCTACCTTTTAGGCAAATTTGCATTCAATTCTCGTTTAGTTGGTCAATGTGCCGCGGCGATGATGGCAGTTTCTCCCTACGGCATTTATCTCGCTCAAGAAGCTCGCCATTATACGTTAGGAATCTTATTAGTTATTGCGTCTCTTTTTTGTTTGACTTTAGCTGTCAAAAAGTTACAACAGCGCGCTCCGCTGCCTATCTGGGCGGTGCTGTTTTGGATAATTGTTAACTGTTTGGGAATTGCGGTTCACTACTTTTTTGTACTGACTTTGTGTGCGGAAGCCATAGCATTAATGGCTGTAATCTGGCAGCAGTTTCATTGGAAATTGGCGCTTTCGGAGAGTCAGCAGCCGAATATTTGGCAATTTCAAATCCTGTGGAGGCTTTTCGCAGTAGCCCTGGGGACTGTAGCGGGCGGTTTAGTTTGGCTGCCAGTATTTTTGTCGAATAGATACGGTAGCGAACTCACCAATTGGATTGTCGGTGGCGATCGCACATTTGTAGATTGGATCGCGCCGATTTTCCAAGCTTTGGCGGGATGGATCGTAGTGATGTTGCTGCTTCCGGTGGAATCTGCTAATTTGGCTGTGGTGGTTGGATCGGCGATCGTAATGGCAATATTTTTAATCTGGGCGCTTCCGATCCTGCAAAATGCTCTTAAAACTGCCTTGAAAACGCCAGATACTCGTTTAGGTACTGTTATTTTTGGCGGATTTGTGCTAGGAGCAATTTTTCTATTTTTCAGCTTTGCATATATTATAGGAATTGACCTAACTCGCGGGCCTAGATACAACTTTGTCTACTTTCCGGGGGTGATATTACTATTAGGAGCAACCTTATCAGTTATTTATGAGACACCTACAATAAAAACTCGATGGTTTAATTTACCTGTTGTGGTAATTGCTGGCAAAAAAGCAGTGGTGCTAATTTTAGCAATGGGCTTTTTGAGCGGTGTTACAGTAAATTCCAATCTCGGTTATCGCAAATATTACAAACCAGACCTTTTGATTCCGATTATCCGCGAAGTCTCGCAAGTTCCTGTGTTAATTGCGACTACTCAAAAGACTCATGTGGAAATTGGAGAGTTGATGGGGATTGGATTGGAATGGGAAAAAAGGAAGAAGGGTTCGGCAGCGGATTTTGTAGCGGATGTAGCGGATGTAGCGGATGTTAGGAAGAAAAAAGAAGTTACAGCTTTTGATTCTCCACAGTTTCTTTTGGTTAAGCAGAGAAGGGATGCGCCGGAAATTGTGGCGGGGATACTGGATAAGACACTCAGTCAATTGGAACGTCCGCTTGATTTGTGGTTGGTTAATTTTCGCGCGCCTGTCAATTTAGCCGCACAAAATTGTCAGCTTGAATCTCGCGATTTACCTGGCGTGGATGGTTATGAATATCAAGTTTATCATTGTTCTCGTTCCTAG
- a CDS encoding Uma2 family endonuclease yields MLNYNLPRYLPSADELPDSDETPVDNELQELIPGLLKAILLILWAERMDWFFGIDMGIYYHHEKPAIVPDGFLSLGVERFYDEELRPSYVLWDEYVVPTLVLEVVSKKYRKEYSAKLEEYQALGVLYYVIYSSRRRRKPRLEVHKLVNGKYELQSGHPVWMPEIGLGIGCERGNYSGVTREWLYWYDAEGKRYLTPEEQVKSLAQRAEQFAQKLRELGIDPNSLI; encoded by the coding sequence ATGTTAAATTACAACTTGCCGAGGTACTTACCCTCAGCCGATGAACTGCCAGACTCTGATGAAACGCCTGTGGATAACGAACTGCAAGAACTAATACCGGGGTTGCTAAAAGCAATATTGCTGATACTTTGGGCAGAACGGATGGACTGGTTTTTTGGTATAGATATGGGTATCTATTATCACCATGAAAAACCTGCTATTGTCCCAGACGGTTTTTTGAGTTTAGGAGTAGAACGGTTTTATGATGAAGAATTGCGTCCCAGTTACGTGCTGTGGGATGAATATGTTGTGCCAACTTTGGTGTTAGAAGTTGTTTCCAAAAAGTATCGCAAGGAATACAGTGCTAAATTGGAGGAATATCAAGCTTTAGGCGTACTTTATTACGTGATTTATTCTTCGCGTCGCCGCCGCAAACCCCGTTTGGAAGTACATAAGTTAGTTAATGGCAAGTATGAATTACAGTCTGGACATCCAGTTTGGATGCCAGAAATTGGTTTGGGAATTGGTTGTGAAAGGGGAAATTATTCTGGCGTGACGAGGGAATGGCTGTATTGGTACGATGCAGAGGGAAAGCGTTATCTGACTCCTGAAGAACAGGTGAAAAGCTTAGCACAACGTGCAGAACAATTCGCTCAAAAATTACGGGAGTTAGGAATCGATCCAAATAGTCTGATTTGA
- a CDS encoding papain-like cysteine protease family protein — translation MAGLSGAGGNWQVIDEIADEAVVKQQDKLSCGPACGEMLLSDRGICDVNQSLIAAETGIPINIEDLAVALNTLDASGTRLWFGGTVSIPGATDSEIVDVLITTGSWAAILWEPLADLGHIVIVDGLENTGKIMIRDPWNATRYKMDREEFLSYWNIQAVYSLKR, via the coding sequence ATGGCAGGATTGTCTGGGGCTGGTGGAAATTGGCAAGTTATTGATGAGATAGCAGACGAAGCAGTCGTCAAGCAACAAGACAAGTTATCATGTGGCCCTGCTTGTGGTGAAATGTTACTTAGCGATCGCGGAATTTGCGATGTGAATCAATCCCTAATCGCCGCTGAAACTGGAATACCTATAAATATTGAAGATTTAGCAGTTGCACTCAATACTCTGGATGCAAGCGGTACTAGATTGTGGTTTGGCGGTACTGTCTCTATTCCTGGGGCGACAGATTCAGAAATAGTTGATGTATTAATTACTACAGGTTCTTGGGCTGCTATTTTGTGGGAACCTCTAGCTGATTTGGGGCATATAGTAATTGTTGACGGACTTGAAAATACAGGAAAAATTATGATTCGCGACCCCTGGAATGCTACAAGATATAAAATGGATAGAGAAGAGTTTTTAAGTTACTGGAATATTCAAGCTGTTTACTCATTAAAACGATGA
- a CDS encoding NACHT domain-containing protein gives MSRFIQNLLLPLLLILSNGFLGWLINQLPGKQDLKIDDPIIILLTVACILALFIIGTIPSQSQPSATPGNQNWLVGFLPLLGGGILFGLLKGKHVAAEFNSAVFYTSLVLFGLGTVLPPVLILPRQWQNRLVWVPPGLGLAVMLYFILRRQWTASFLALVVTVILMLFIHAIKFLIPVTNQLTPKFRAKRQQLADSLANWIWNEIENFTSPFQQQYYQSLTYICRDYQTQGLDRDRTLKLQKVFVPLKISATEAANTNPNMIQPLKDEGNNSNETQIWDFLAKIDKNNLEVWRMAVLGAPGSGKTTLLRYLTHTYATKQERKVHRKAPQLIPILLYLRDVRQEIVNNHQLTLADLITQQVQQQHQKYQLLNPPPNWFAEKLRQNQCLVMLDGLDEVADATQRQQVSSWVDAQMGAYPDTAFILTSRPFGYKTALLQQTVTVSEVQPFSLRQMQQFLHSWYLETEVMSRAGQNDMGVRAEAKQQADDLIKRIKNSKPLADMAVNPLLLTMIATVHRRGSALPGKRVELYREICQILLEKRQTAKNIADALTATQKQSVLQVLAFELMQRKTREFKISDGIDWIKDKLADVAGSGANQENFIQQVRDVSGLLVEKEVGVYEFAHLSFQEYLAAVQIKESNQENLLIGNIKQSWWAETIRLYAAQSNASNLIRAVLAMPSPSVEEMALAYDCWDEGLSVNPDIRQQLEQILEQGLNSTDPEIAKLAAQVQLSRRLK, from the coding sequence ATGTCCAGATTTATTCAAAATTTGCTGCTACCGTTGCTATTGATACTCAGTAATGGTTTCTTGGGTTGGCTGATCAACCAACTACCCGGTAAACAGGACTTAAAAATTGACGATCCTATAATAATCTTACTGACAGTAGCGTGTATATTAGCACTTTTTATCATCGGTACTATACCCAGTCAGTCTCAGCCGAGTGCAACGCCTGGAAATCAAAATTGGCTGGTTGGTTTTTTACCCCTGCTGGGAGGTGGCATCCTGTTCGGACTCTTGAAGGGGAAGCACGTAGCCGCCGAATTCAATTCAGCAGTTTTTTATACATCACTTGTTTTATTTGGTTTGGGGACTGTGCTGCCACCCGTACTTATTTTACCAAGACAATGGCAGAATAGGTTAGTATGGGTGCCGCCGGGTTTGGGACTGGCGGTAATGTTGTATTTCATACTGAGGCGCCAATGGACAGCATCATTTTTGGCTTTGGTTGTGACTGTAATTTTGATGTTGTTTATCCATGCCATCAAGTTTCTCATCCCAGTTACTAACCAACTTACACCGAAGTTTAGGGCAAAGAGACAGCAACTTGCAGATAGTTTGGCAAACTGGATTTGGAACGAAATCGAAAATTTTACCTCACCTTTTCAGCAGCAATATTACCAGAGTTTGACTTATATCTGTCGAGACTATCAAACACAGGGATTGGATAGAGACAGAACCCTGAAGTTGCAAAAGGTATTTGTGCCACTCAAAATTTCTGCAACAGAGGCAGCGAATACAAATCCAAACATGATTCAGCCGCTAAAGGATGAAGGAAATAACTCAAATGAAACACAAATTTGGGATTTTTTAGCAAAGATAGATAAGAATAATCTGGAAGTTTGGCGCATGGCCGTATTGGGCGCACCCGGTTCCGGGAAAACTACCCTTTTGAGATATTTAACGCATACTTATGCCACAAAGCAAGAGCGCAAAGTGCATCGGAAAGCGCCGCAACTGATTCCGATATTGTTGTATCTCCGAGATGTGCGTCAGGAAATTGTGAACAATCATCAACTCACTCTGGCAGACTTAATTACTCAGCAGGTACAGCAGCAGCACCAAAAATATCAACTGCTGAATCCACCACCTAACTGGTTTGCCGAAAAATTACGTCAAAACCAATGTTTGGTAATGTTAGATGGATTGGATGAAGTGGCGGATGCAACCCAGCGCCAGCAAGTAAGTAGTTGGGTAGACGCACAGATGGGGGCATACCCGGACACAGCTTTTATTTTAACTTCTCGACCTTTTGGTTATAAAACTGCGCTGTTGCAACAAACTGTGACTGTCTCAGAAGTGCAACCATTTAGCTTGAGACAGATGCAGCAGTTTCTTCATAGCTGGTATTTGGAAACAGAGGTGATGAGTCGCGCTGGACAAAATGATATGGGAGTGCGGGCAGAGGCAAAACAACAAGCTGATGATTTAATTAAGCGGATTAAGAATAGCAAACCTCTAGCGGATATGGCGGTGAATCCTTTACTGCTAACAATGATTGCCACAGTTCACCGTCGCGGTAGCGCTTTGCCGGGAAAACGGGTAGAACTTTACAGAGAAATTTGCCAGATTTTACTAGAAAAGCGACAAACAGCTAAAAATATTGCGGATGCGCTAACAGCCACGCAAAAGCAATCTGTTCTGCAAGTGCTGGCATTTGAATTAATGCAGCGGAAAACTCGTGAATTCAAGATATCTGATGGAATTGATTGGATTAAAGACAAGCTGGCAGATGTAGCAGGCAGTGGTGCAAATCAAGAGAATTTTATCCAGCAAGTTCGGGATGTGAGTGGGTTGTTAGTGGAAAAAGAAGTAGGCGTTTATGAGTTTGCTCACTTGAGTTTTCAGGAATATTTAGCCGCAGTTCAGATTAAGGAATCGAACCAAGAGAATTTGTTAATCGGAAATATTAAACAATCTTGGTGGGCTGAAACTATCCGTCTTTATGCAGCGCAGAGTAATGCTAGCAATCTGATTCGTGCAGTCTTGGCGATGCCATCTCCATCCGTGGAAGAAATGGCACTCGCCTATGATTGCTGGGACGAGGGGTTGAGTGTAAATCCAGACATTCGGCAACAACTGGAGCAAATTTTAGAACAAGGTTTGAACTCGACAGACCCAGAAATTGCCAAATTAGCAGCACAGGTACAGTTATCGAGGCGATTGAAATAA
- a CDS encoding SUMF1/EgtB/PvdO family nonheme iron enzyme: MLLRIDENVEIDMSYITCAEYQLFIDEKLETGEHHQPDYWTSYRFPPGDAKKSIIGIRFSDAEEFCEWLNQQSALGFKYRLPTLAEVEEYPVAEKQVGCWCFDGKQGILAGIEIGQKQAWEEKLAKVLVLDRDLNRDLNLNRDLNRDLNRLLYRDLNLDLYRDLYRDLYRVLNRDLNRDLNRDLYRLLNRDLNRDLKTKFKVIGAGKASDFLLLYFPLLSLIIIYHFLSAIYEAISENEEALNTIKLSRQESEAISRKYLDSLNEIYPLYVSLVLLDERQAGRIPAWESIRIVRERVE; the protein is encoded by the coding sequence ATGTTGTTACGAATTGATGAGAATGTCGAAATTGACATGAGTTACATCACCTGCGCCGAATATCAGCTTTTTATTGATGAGAAACTGGAAACGGGTGAACATCACCAACCTGACTATTGGACAAGTTACAGATTTCCGCCAGGAGATGCCAAAAAATCCATTATTGGAATACGATTTAGTGATGCTGAGGAGTTTTGTGAATGGTTGAATCAGCAATCTGCATTGGGATTCAAGTACAGACTGCCCACTTTAGCTGAAGTAGAGGAGTATCCAGTCGCAGAAAAACAAGTAGGATGTTGGTGTTTTGATGGAAAACAGGGAATCCTTGCAGGAATAGAAATTGGACAGAAGCAAGCTTGGGAAGAGAAATTAGCTAAGGTTTTGGTTCTCGACCGCGACCTCAACCGCGACCTCAACCTCAACCGCGACCTCAACCGCGACCTCAACCGCCTCCTCTACCGCGACCTCAACCTCGACCTCTACCGCGACCTCTACCGCGACCTCTACCGCGTCCTCAACCGCGACCTCAACCGCGACCTCAACCGCGACCTCTACCGCCTCCTCAACCGCGACCTCAACCGCGACCTCAAAACCAAATTTAAAGTAATTGGAGCAGGCAAAGCCAGTGATTTCTTACTTTTATACTTCCCTCTGCTTTCTCTTATTATTATCTATCATTTTTTGTCAGCAATTTATGAGGCAATCTCCGAAAATGAAGAGGCGCTCAATACAATTAAGTTAAGCCGTCAAGAAAGTGAAGCTATTAGCCGTAAGTATCTAGATAGTCTAAATGAAATATACCCACTTTATGTTTCCCTGGTATTACTAGATGAGCGACAAGCGGGTCGGATACCAGCATGGGAGAGTATTCGGATTGTCAGGGAAAGAGTTGAGTAG
- a CDS encoding DUF3318 domain-containing protein — protein sequence MNPEPEIRRLLDVMPASGRMTCKIINKPQQSTVIDCEFPLPWNQSRPIYINFDLWRLLSKPQRDLLLLRTVSFLGNFKWFKPDIYQGAAVAGILGTVVELLQGDAIGIAIAGGLTGLAMTRIWRDNRSSQVELDADETAIRVAGRRGYTEAEAAGHLLGAIEAVAQIEGKSLDFNGLIRCQNLRAISGISAVGVPDSVRQD from the coding sequence ATGAATCCCGAACCAGAAATTCGCCGCCTGTTAGATGTGATGCCCGCCTCGGGCCGCATGACGTGTAAAATTATTAATAAGCCTCAACAATCGACAGTAATTGACTGCGAGTTTCCTTTACCTTGGAATCAATCTCGCCCAATTTATATTAATTTTGATTTGTGGCGGTTGCTATCTAAGCCGCAGCGAGATTTACTGCTATTGCGTACTGTAAGTTTTCTGGGCAATTTCAAGTGGTTTAAGCCGGATATTTATCAAGGTGCGGCTGTGGCGGGAATTCTCGGCACTGTGGTAGAGTTATTGCAGGGAGATGCGATCGGAATTGCGATCGCCGGTGGGTTGACTGGGCTGGCGATGACTCGAATTTGGCGCGACAACCGCAGTTCGCAAGTAGAGTTAGATGCAGACGAAACGGCGATTAGAGTGGCGGGAAGACGCGGTTACACCGAAGCTGAGGCGGCGGGACATCTGCTGGGGGCGATCGAAGCTGTGGCGCAAATTGAAGGCAAAAGTTTAGATTTTAACGGGCTGATTCGGTGTCAGAATTTAAGGGCGATATCGGGTATTTCGGCGGTGGGCGTGCCCGATAGTGTGAGGCAAGATTGA